GCTCACCCGCCGGGCCGGCCGGGACGCCGCCGGGCTGTTCCTGGCCGAGGGCCGGCAGTCCGTCGTCGAGGCGCTGGAGGCCGGGGCAGCGGCCGAGGTGTTCGCCACCGAGGCCGCCGCCGACGCCCACCGCGAGCTGCTCGCCGGCGCCGGCGTCCCGGTCCGGCTGGTCACCGAGAAGGCCGCCGCCGGGCTGAGCGAGACCGCCACCCCGCAGGGCCTGGTCGCCGTCTGCCCCCTGCGGGACGTGCCGGCCTCCTCGTTGGCCACCGACCCGCCGCAGCTGGCCGTCGCGTTGGCCGAGCTCAACGACCCGGGCAACGCCGGCACCGTGCTGCGCACCGCCGATGCCTGCGGGGCCCGGACCGTCGTGTTCGGCGCGGGCTCGGCCGACCCCTTCCAGGGCAAGGTCGTCCGGTCCAGCGCCGGCAGCCTCTTCCACGTCGACGTCGTCCGCAGTGCCCCCCTCGAGCCCCTGCTGGACGACGTCCGGGCCGCCGGGGTCACCGTGCTGGCCGCCGCCGGCGACGGCGAGGTGGACCTGGACGTCGCCGGGGACGACGGGCTGCTGGCCGGCCCGGTGCTGTGGCTGTTCGGCAACGAGGCCCGGGGCCTGGACCCCGCCCTGGCCGCCCGCGCCGACCACCGGGTCCGGGTGCCCATGCGCGGCCGCGCCGAGAGCCTCAACCTCTCCGTCGCCGCCGCCATCTGCCTCTACGCCACCCAGCTCGCCCAACGCTGACGAGGAGCGCCCTTCTCGTCAGGACCCCTGACGAGGAGGGCGCCCCTCGTCGGCGGGTGGGTGCGTAGCTGCACCCATGCGCAGTCGTTGATGCGAACGTCTTGCAGTTAGGGTCGCCGGACACCCACCCGAGGAGTCCGCCGCGTGCTGCACGTGCACGACCTGTCCGTCACCAGCCCCACCCGCACGCTCCTCACCGGGGTCTCCTTCGAGCTGTCCGCCGGTGAGCGGGTCGGGATCGTGGGGGCGTCGGGGGCCGGCAAGTCCCAGCTGGTCGGCGCCGTCCTCGGGCTGACCCCGCCGGGGCTGACCGTCTCCGGCAGCGTGCAGATCGAGGGCACCGAGGT
This sequence is a window from Geodermatophilaceae bacterium NBWT11. Protein-coding genes within it:
- a CDS encoding RNA methyltransferase is translated as MTEPLTERNARVAAARKLTRRAGRDAAGLFLAEGRQSVVEALEAGAAAEVFATEAAADAHRELLAGAGVPVRLVTEKAAAGLSETATPQGLVAVCPLRDVPASSLATDPPQLAVALAELNDPGNAGTVLRTADACGARTVVFGAGSADPFQGKVVRSSAGSLFHVDVVRSAPLEPLLDDVRAAGVTVLAAAGDGEVDLDVAGDDGLLAGPVLWLFGNEARGLDPALAARADHRVRVPMRGRAESLNLSVAAAICLYATQLAQR